The following is a genomic window from Mus caroli chromosome 17, CAROLI_EIJ_v1.1, whole genome shotgun sequence.
ATCGTGGCCTTCCAAGTCCTGGGCAGTCCCTGACGCACAGTCTAGGAGCCTCATCATGCACTCTGTGGGTAGATGACAGGGCGCTCTGAGTACTGACACCAGGGGACCTTGCTGAGGGGAGCAGGGCCATGATGTCTACGCCCCCCCAAACCTGATATGGCTGAGGACTGTCAAAGctgccctctctctgtgtgtcgaCCAGCACTCACCAGCAAAACCAACCACCATGAGCTGAGCTCCTGGGGACAGGCTCAAGGACATGGCAAAGAATGGCAGAGGTGTCTTCTGTATCACCTGTAGGAAAACAGTATGACACTGAGGTCTCCTGCCAGGGACAAAGCCCAAGCTCCATGGCCTTCTAACCCTATGACACAGCCCTGGATGTCCACCTACAGAGCAGTGATCACACAAACCTGCTTCTCGCGGAGACTGTAGAAGATGACCTCCTCATGTGCACCCAGGCCCACACACACCAGTACCGCTTTATCCCAAGGGCAGAAGGCAGCAAGAGAGGGGGGCAGGAGGCCTGGAGCCTGTGGAAAGCAGTATGTTGTGCTGGGTTGTGCAGACTCCAATCCCCACCCACATGACTGTGGAACTCTTACCTCTGAGACGGCAGGTGCAGGAAAGCTCAACCATTCCAGGAGTTCACAGCGGTCCCGGAGCCAGTCAGAGACCCAGATGCTGACACGTTGGTCCCCACTCGCAGCCAGCCACAGTTCTACACCCTCTACCCCCAGGTCTCCATACTGGGAGAAATGAGGGATGTGAGAATCTGCTGCCTGCCCACAGCACCCCAAACCCCTCGCCACCATCACCTGAGCTTGCCTTACTTCTTTGCTCGTGCTCTGGATAGCAGAAATTGGGGCACCCCGGTGGTCACTGAGCACACGGAAGGTCATTCCTGTGCAGGGGTGGCTTATAGCCACAAGTCCGTCCTTATCTCCAGATAGGATGGTCTGACCTGTGGCAGATGGAGACTATGATGCCATTGTGTGAGCCCAACCCACAACCTGGAAGTGTGGTGCAGGCTAGCTGAGATGGGCACGTGACTCTCTGGCCGCGTCTGCTCACCGTCGGTGGAGAAGGCGATGGCTGTCAGAGCAGTCCGGTGGGGGTGCATCTTGAGTTCCATTGCTGTACGAGAGATACTGAAGACTCGAAGTGTGCCATCACTGTAGCCGGCCGCTacctgctgctgctctgggaGTTCACAGGACGGGGGCGTCCACgcaaggcagaggcagctctAGTGTTGCATGGAGAAGGAGAAATCAACATGGCCCCAGGAAGGGGACAGAGGGAGCAGAGCACATGACCGACCCCCAACCCCAGATCTCCCAACTTACCTGGTTCAGCACCTGAAACTGGATCACCAGCTCCATGCTGGCCAAAGACCACACCCTCACGCTCCCATCCTCACCACAGGTGGCACAGTGAGACTCACTGGGGCTGAAGACCACCTCGTTTACCTGTGGGACCCCAGTAGAGTTAAGGGGATGCCCATCTGGGCCTTTCCCACTCAGATCTCCAAGCCAGGCTGCCCACACAGGAACAACTGTCTTCTGCCCAAGCCCACTTGACCCAACCACCTCCATGTGAGGTACATACTGCTACCTAGACTTAGGGATGAACCCATCGTAGGTGGGATGTGGAAAACCACGGGAAACACTGACAGAACCTAGAGTATATACTGTGACCTGGTGTCTCCAGCAGGCTACAGATTGAAAAAGAAAGCACGAGCCACTTGGATGTCCCCACTGCTCAGAGCTCAAGTGGCTTTGTGGCTTTTTATTCAGACTCTTGAATGTCTTGATGGAGAAAATATGTGCATCTCGTGGGCACCACTGAGAATCAGGATTTTTGGAGGCAGGTGGCACAGATGCCATGAACCAGTAAAATTCCGTGTAAACTGATGCATAATATCTCTTGGAGAAAATCCAAGGTTAGGGTTGCTCAGGGGTCCTGGGTCCCATTGCCATCCTAGGCTCACGAGGTTCATATCACAGCCTATGGGCCTGGAATGCCTGTCCATCCTTAGTGCTGGGAAGCAGTCAGGACTGCCAGCACAGCTAAGGGCTCAAGACCCAAACCTCTGTGGGTGGGAGGGCATACTGGCTATTTGAACAACAGGAAACTGGCCATAGGAAAGACAGAAGAACTGAGACACAGCCTGGATGAACCTAGAAATCTGATGGACAATGAAGGAAGCCCATACAAGGCCATAGGCAAGATCCATCACATGGCAATCAGGCATGAATAAATCCAGATAGTCCTATCAAATGACAGGCCTGCCTAGACCTGACCACATCTGAAATACCCAGGCCAGTTCCAACTGCGTATGAACAGATACATTCAGAACCTGGTGGGACCGCCAGGATTCCACACTAGGATCCTGACAATGTCAGCAGAGCCAGCCTATGGGAAAGGCTAAGCAGGTGATGTGGGTTCTTTAAcaagttacaaaaagaaaagactacagctgggcgtggtggcgcacgcctttaatcccagcactcgggaggcagaggcaggcggatttctgagttcgaggccagcctggtctacaaagtgagtgccaggacagccagggctacacagagaaaccctgtctcgaaaaaaccaaaaaaaagaaaagactacaGTCTTTTGAGTCTCCGAGTGTTACTCATGAGCTGAAGACACGATGACTGTGGTGGAAGAGATGGAGGCAGTAAATGGGCTTGCTGCCCTAGCCTACCCTACCTGGGCTGGCAATCCTGTCTTCCTTCACAGCCCAGTGAGCTCACCTTGGTCCTGTGGCCACTGATGAGGCGGGTGCTAGTGCCCTCTGTCCAGCTGATGTACCAGATGGTGCCAGCTGTGGTACCCACTACACCCATGTCCATGCCACTGTCAAAACTGGCACTCACAACAGCCCCATCCAGGGTCAGCTCACGCTCCATGAAAACAGAACTGGATCTAAGAGAACAGGGAAAGGAGTCCTGAGGCTGGAGACACAAGCCAGCGGAGTCTGCCAGGTGACAGGGAAACTGGCAGCTATCAGTCTGGTCCTGTGCTCTCATGGGTAAAGGAACCAACTCGCCAGGCCAGAGATTCTAAGCTTCTTTATCCTTGGTCTGCAGTGTGCAAGGCCCATGCTATCTATGCCTGAGTGCACCCATAAAGAGGAGCCCAACTAAGACAGATATGTAGGGTAGCCCTAGACTAAGAGCTGTGCTACACCACTGCTGGCTTGCAGGATCCATCAAGGACTTGAGACTTTATAGCCAAAACCCAGGGGGATGATGCAGGCCAGAGGCCTATGGCAGCTCACCTGGCACTGGAACCTTTGCGCCTTAGCTCTGGCACAACCCCCACAGCCCAAAGGCGCAGCCTTTTTGTGTTGCTCCCACTGATCAGTCTAGAGCCTGAACACAGCAGCACCCCTAGGAGACAAAGTGGGTATAAAATACCCATTTCCCACACTGTGACAGCCAGCTCAGCTGGAGGGTGATAGAGACTGTAGAACACTCACCGATCTCCCCATCGTCAGCCTCCCAGGCCAGGAAGCAGTGGCCAGTGCCAGTGTCCCAGACACAGACCTGGCCAGAGCTGGAGCCACAGTAGAGCAGAGGGCTGGCCCCATAGCAGAGTGAGGTCAACTCGGACGCCCCCAGTTCCTCAGGGACTGGCTCTCGGTGTACCTGACAGAGCACCAGTGTGGCTGTGGGTCAATGAGGTCCTCAGGCAACCGTTTCCCATTCTCTCAAGTTAGTTGCCCATGGAACacctcggggctggagagatggctcagaggttaagagcactggctgcttttccagaggacccagaatcatttcccagcatccacatggcagctcacaactgtgtaacTGTTCAAGGGGATTCAGCACCCTCATACAGAGGCACATGCAAGTGAGACACCAATGCTAAAATAACACCTCAGTCAGCAGCCTGGTACCTGGAAGCAGGTGTCTGCCCCATGATGCTGCAGGAGCCAGAAGGTGATGGCATTTGTGCCCACACAGATGAGCTCACTGGCATCCCATGGGTTAAAGGCCACACCATGCACAGGCTCCAGGAGGCGAGTGGATGACAGGAGTTCATAGGTTGCCATGCTCCACAGGGCAAGGTTCCTGTCAGCATAGTCCCCTAGGGACATATAACAGGGATGTCAGGCATAGTCTAGCCACCATGGCTCCTAGAAATCTGCCCTCTCTGCTTACCCAAGCCTACCTACCCAGCGTTACAAGGAACTCATCATCTGGTGAGAAAGCCAGAGCTTGCACAGCTGTGTCATGGTGGGAAAGGAGGTGTCGACAAAGGCCCTTGGGAACATCCCAAATTCGGATCTGGCAACGGGCAGTTGTGTTGCcgcagcaggaggcagaggccaagaTCTGCAGGCCGGAAGGTGGTCAGTAGAGACGCTCCCATGCCTGCCCTTGCTGAATGGTGGGTACTCGGGGACGTATCCTGCATGCTAAACTAGAACCACAGCCACCCTCTACTGTACACTGTGCCCCTGGACGTGGACAAGGGATGCACCTGGCCATCCTGGTTGAGTGCCAGAGTAGAGATCTCCTGAGAATGGCCAAGCCAGTGCCTCTGGGTGCCAGAATGCAGGTCCTCCACTACCACCAGGCGACCACAAGTGTAGGCAAAGAAACCTGTATGTAGGCAAGGGAAATGACAAGATCCCAGCACCGCCACTGCCGGCAGTAAAACCTCATGGGGCTTTGGCATAACAAGGGCATGTGCCAGTGCCCTACACTCTAGAAGCTTCAACTGACATCCAGTTCACTGTGGAGGACCTACCCTAGAGGATGAGACTGGACACTGCAGTCCTACCTGTGTCGGGCCTCCAGACCATGTTGGCCCGCCCATTCCCATTGTAGCCCACAACGGCCTTCAGGCGCAGCCGCTCCCTGccaatgggagggaaggagacactCTGCAAGGAAGCAGACCCAGAAAGCTGGTGACCAGCATAGCTGTCCCCAGACTACACAAGTCAGCTGGTGACCAGCATAGCTGTCCCCAGACTATACAGGTCAGCGCTAAGAGATATACATAGTGGTCAGGTAAGGGACCTGGGGTATAAATCGGGAGGTGGGATCCATGGGAGCCAGGAACTAGGAACTTGATGCTCCTGGAGTACTGAGGGGCAGAGAAGGGCAGCAGCACcagtgagagacagaggtggTGGGTGGTATCAGCAGAACCAGAAAGCTGAGAATCTACACTACCAGATGGAGGCTGTGTGTGGGCAGGATGGAGTGGAAGCTCCCCAGGGGAAGACTGAGAGGGTCCACGATGAGAGAAGACAATGTTTAAACCCTAGCATGGTGTGCTGCCAACCTTAACCCGTGGTGAGGTCTTATATCGAGCTGTGAAGTGCTTGTAGGAATCTGGGCGGGTTGGGAGCCCAGCCTTCCCGCTCCGCAGGCTCCATTCACCTGACAGAAGAGACCATGGGACACTCAACTGCCTACTATCACCAGAGATTCCTCCCCAGACACAAAGCACCCCCAACCCTGCTAGGCTAAGAGCTGTGTACCACCCACCACAGGTATATCAGGACCCCCAGAGTCCTGGAGGTGACCTCAAGCCATCTTTCAGGAAAGATTACTACAAGCCCCCAAAGTGGCCCGACAGAGGTCTCGGTCTCTGCCCGCAGCCAGGCTTACTCATGTGGCTGTGGGGACTGGGACGCTCAGCTTGTGTCCAGGAGCTCCCTGCAGCCTCCCGAGGGGCATCCCCAGCTCCACTGGCTTCCCTGTCCACGAGCACATGTGGGGTTGGGGCCTGGCCTTGGAGGAGCGCCTCAGAAACATGGTTCTCCTCACAGAGTCCTTCCTCATCAGACGTGGAGAAGGTGCCTAGGGTTAGGACCAGCAAGAGAAAGAGCAAAGTCAGAGtcggtagtgcacacctttaatcccagcattcaggaagcggagacaaggagatctctggagtttgaggccagcctggtctgtatggtgagtttcaggacagccagagctgtcttGAAAGTGagacaaatgtatacacatatctAGTATCTGCTCCAGAtactgctcctgctgctccttggagctcactgaccGGACCATTACAGTGTGCAGTTATCCAACACAGCCAAACCCCAGCTGCCAGGTACGTGCTGTGGGCAGCAACTGGCTGTGGCTCCCACAGAGGAGAGCACAGATAGAGTGAGAGTCggtcttgaaagaaaaaaggaagaaagggaacaaCAGCTACCTGGCCGGACACCACTGAGAACCAGCACACCATGTGACCATGTACACCCAGACCTGCCGAGGACCCCACCCTCACCAGTACTGCCTTCAAGGAGCCTGTCATGGGTACTCAGTGGAGGCGGTAATGCCTGAAACGGTATGGGCACTTGCTGCCGAGGGAGTCCACTGGCCCCAGATGCCAGGTCATCCAGCTGCCCTGAACTAGAGCCTAGAGATAGAAAGACCATGTCAGGGCTGGGCGTGCCAGATATGTCTCTCAGGGAGGAGGTCTCATCAGGCAGGCACAGGAGAGGAGACGGTGCCACTTGCCCAACATGACCACCAACCAACCCAGTGTCAGCTCCACACCAACTAACACGGTCATGCCCTCCTCTCCCAGCTAAGCCTGAATCACTCACCGGCCTCATGCACTGGGGGTGCTTCATGATCACCTCCATCTCTGAGAACAAGAGAAGGTGTCAGGGGCCAGCCAGCAAAGGCCCATGCAGATATGATGAAGGACAGACACTTGCCTCTCCGGGGTAGCCAGGATGTCCCAGAGGAAGATGGCATCCCCCACACTGATGACCTGCAGCTGATCAGGTGTGAAGGCTACAGCGTGCACAGGCTCTGAGTGGCCAATGTATACCTAGGGGCAGTAAGCACCACATATAGGGACCCAGAGCATGCCTAGGATTCTGTGCTCCCAGTCTCTAGGTATCTCCAGGTAGCATTTGGCCTCAGtaagcagagagttctacacATCACCTTCCATCCTTCCAATCCCTGCCTTCCCTCACTTGCTCCTCCAGGGTCCCCTCAGCCACCCATGGAGagccacagcacacagcacatacCTGGCAGCTGGGGTTCGCCTGTGTTGAATAATCCCACACTGTAATGGTCCGGTCAGTGGCTGCCAGCAGCAAATGAGCATCCTCACTAAGAGCCAGGGAGCAGCAGGCTCTGGAGCGGACACTAGATAACTAGAATAAAGCATTCTCAAGATGCCCCTTTGTGGTAGAGCAGCTGGCACTGGGGCAAGGCTGCAGGAACAGGGAAGGGTCGGCAGCCCACTGCCGGTAGTGCCCTGACTCACCTCCCGGAGCGTGTGTCCTGACACAGCATCCAGTACCACAACCTTGTTAGAGGATGTGGACACCAGCAAATGGCCTGAGTTCCCGGGGCTGAAGCAGATAGCCACAGCCCAGTCCAGGTGGTTGCTGGCCAGGTTGAGGGTGCTGACATCAACACGGAGTAGCTAGGGGGCAAGTGACCACTAGCCTCCAATCCAGGGTTAGTGGGCACCACCCAGGGCCAGGGAAGTGGCTTCAGGAGCCCCCACCTGGGTGCCCAGAAATAAGCCCCACTTAGGAAGCTGAGCTTCTAGAAAGCATGGCAAGGCCAAGACCTTCAGTATCGGGGATAGGCCCTGGACTGCTCCTGAGCAACTGTAGCCTCTTGCCTATTCCTGTATACTTTATACCTAGACAGGCAGAGCCCTGGCCTAGGGGGCCCCACACTCACCTCATCCAAGGAGGCCGACTCCACAATTGTCACCATGCACTTGGAGGGGCCCACAAAGGCCAGCCGGCAGCTGTCTCCACTGACTGCCAGAATATTGGGGTTGGGGCGACCATCCTGACAGACCATGTTGGCTGTAGTAGCATAGGGCAGGGGGTCAGTGGGTGTGGTGGGAGACTCTTAACCCCATCTCCCATGCAGCATACACTGGCCCTCTATAGTTTGCACGGAGCTCATACTTCAGGTCTCTCAGGCTGTCTCACATGACCACTTGGCAGGCTAAGTCAAGGAGAAGCACTGGAGGCACAGATGCCATCTGAATGGATCTCTCACAGATGCTTTCCCAGTGCCCAGGCTGCCCATCTTCTGAAGCAGAAGAGGCACAGACCCTTATTGACCCTTGGCTTGTAAGGAGGGCTCAGAGACCCCTCCTTGGTGGGAGGCACATGACAAAACACAGACCCTGAGCATGGAGGTAATGGCCGTGCCCTAATTAGACCAGAGACACCTAGAAAGAAAGtacctctatcagattggccatGTGAGCAAAAttatgggagcattttcttgattaatgaatgACTGATGTAGGTGGTCCTGCCCATTTGGCAGTGCCACTTCTGGGCcggtggtcctgggctgtgttAGGGAAGCAGGCAGAGCCAGCCATGGGGATCAAGTCAGTAAACGGtacccctccaaggcctctgcttcagttcctaccttcaagttcctgccctgacttccctggatggactggaaactgaaagatgaaataaactctctcttcccCAGCTTGCTTTATCAGAGCATAGAAAGCTAACCAAGACAGAGCTCCCCAGTGCTTGGAACCAGCGTGAGTGGCTAGGAGCCTGACCTGCCACACGTAGGACGCAGCATTGAGAGACAGCACAGCTGTACTGGACCAGCGAGCCCTGAGAGCAGGAGCTGAACAGAAATCTGCCGTCAAGGGTGATGACCAGGCTGGTGATGGCCCCTCGGTGACGCCTGCAGCACACATGGGACACTCGCTGACCTTGGCCCTGGGAGCCAAGATGAGGTTTATGGTGGCACTGGCTTTCCTGCAAAGGGTCCTCCCCACATGGGATCCCACAGAGCTCCTGAGCTTCCATATTCACTGGTggtgtctgtgtagccctgcccctcacccgTCCCCGCCCCGAGACACTCACGTGTGTTCTACCAGGACTCCAGCGTTCTCCAAGCTGAAGGAACGCACTGCCCCACTGCTGAAGCCACAGAAGAAGTTTGGCAGTGTGGGGTGGAAAGCAACAGCACAAGGGGTGTCCTCAGAGGACGAGAAGTCATACAGCTGGAGGAAAGAGACCACCATGAAGGGTGGGTAGGGGCCAAGAAAACTCaaggggctgggcatggtggcgcacgcctttaatcccagcacttgggaggcagaggcaggcagatttctgagttcaaggccagcctggtctacaaagtgagttccaggacagccagggctatacagagaaaccctgtctcaagaaaccaaaaaaaaaaaaaaaaaaaaaaaaaaccctcaagggACAATTGTGCCCCACGTGATTTTAACACTAAGTTCCAGAGACTGGGCTGGAAGGACCCAATTCCCTGTGGATCCCTTGCCCTCAGCCTCTGGGTGTGGTGTCTGGATCTATCCCCTGCTTGCCTTTTGCCACTCCCTACCTGCTGTAGGGTAGCCAGGTCCCAGATACGGACAGTGTGGTCAAGGGACACAGTGGCCATCTGTCCCCGGTTCTGTTCTGTAGAAAGCGCCAACACTGGGGCCATGTGGGAGCGTGCCAACACAGTATACTCCCGGGAGGGGACATCCAGGAAGCCCAGGTGGCCTGAAGTGGTGGTGGACAGCACACGCAGGCCATCGGGACTGAAGGAGACAGAACTGACAGGGCCGTCGTGTTCTGTGGGAAGGGTAGGTCGACAGCCGCTGGGGCTCCAGGAAAGCTCACACCACACTATGTGGGTACTGAAGTACCCAAGACACAGACCCCTTGCTCCTCTGCTGCCAAGGCTCCAAAGCTCTGAGAGTATCATGCCCACCAGCCACTGCCCCCAAAGCCACAGTGAAAGCGGCCTGCAGAGAGCAGCACTGGTACTGTGAGGCAGCCAGGTTCAGGGTAGCTCCCTCACCCCATAGCTCACTGTCCAGCCTGAGACGAGTACTCCCAAAACCAGAGCCAGAGGATCCCAACCTTCCCTGGGCCAGCTCTCCCCACACCCACACTAGGGTAGACAGATTTAtgcaatctcaccagcctctAGGAGCACGGAGGAAAAGTCCAGGGGCCAGAGTCGCAAGTAGCCATCCTCGGAGCCCACAGCACATGTGGCAGTAGAGACACTGAGGCTACTGATAGCAATGCCGGACCCTGGAAAGGGTAGCCATCAGTACCTCAATGTGATGTCACTTCCCCGAGGAATGGGTCCCCACCTACCCACGCTAAAGTTCTGCTTCTCGGCGAGGGGAGCACCAGGGGACCGTGCAGGCAGCAAGCGGCGGACGTGCTGCACAGACATGCGCTGGTGGTCAATCTCCAGGATGTGACCACTATGGCTGCACACAAAGCTGCAGAGGGAGGGTGGAGTGAGGGAGGCACTCAAGGTAAAGGGAGGGCTGGGTAAGAACAAAGGTGGGGACTCACAGCGTGCCGGCCGAGGGGGCACAGTGGCCATCCTGTGCCTGTGCAAAAGCAAggtcagtgagctccagtgaACAGTACTCCCCCAGGTCCACAGCGCAGGACCGAAGGACACCACCCCGCAGCCGCCAGAGCCTCACGCTGCCCCGACCACATGATGCCATCCTGTAGGAATGGAAGAGTAAGCAACGTGGAGCAGAGAGGGGCTGGAGGCCCAAATCCTGTCCTGGTACCACAGAGCCTGGCCACGTCACCTGGTTTCATCAAAAAAGGCCACCTGGAAGGCCCGAATATCGAAGTCAGTGTGCACTTTTGCAAGAACCACGACCTCACCGCCAAGGCCCGTCTGCTCTGTACCCCAGGCCACCACCACCTGCAACCAAAGTAGATTGAACTCTCAGGGCAGACACCAAGCCCCGCGAGAGCTCTGCCTAGCCCTGCCCTGTAAGGACTAGCTGAGCCCTCAGCCCCTCAACAGGTAGGGAGGGACTTTTCCCTGACACAGAGACCAACCAGCCCCTGAGCATCAGGTCTGCAGAGTGCAGCTGTAGCTGTCTATAGAGATAAGCAAAACCTGACTGAGACTGGGGCGTAGATCAGTGGCAGGCAACTGGCTAACATAAGGCCCTAAATTGGATTCCCAACATTCTGGGAAGAACGAACATAGCTCACACTGAAACAATGGGTCAGTTCAGGGCAGCTAAATGCTTACAACTCTGAGAACCCTGACCATTTAAATACAGATTCagtgtatgtagccctggctggcctggagcttgatatgtagaccagactggcctagcgAATGGCCCTGTttcctggggggaaaaaaaacgaAGCAAAGCCAATCAAAACAAAGGAATGTGCCATCACATCTAGGTCATCTtgatattcattctctctctctctcgcccctccccagatttatttattttatgtatatgagtacactgcagccatcagacacaccagaaaagggtatcagatcccattacagatggttgtgagccaccttgtggttgctgggaattgaactcagaacctctggaagagcagacagtgctcttaaccatgcagtcatctctccagccctcattttaaAGCAAGATagacatactattttttttttttttaaatggaagtctttttttttttttttaaatcttttagatttatttattatatgtaagtacactgtagctgtcttcagacactccagaagagggagtcagatctcattacggatggttgtgagccaccatgtggttgctgggatttgaactccagacctttggaagagcagtcgggtgctcttacctgctgagccatctcaccagcccccgacaTACTATTTTAATAAgcagaaataaacaaagacaagagttttagaaaacaaaagctgGGCCAGGGAGTGATGGCACACATTTTTAGtcccagcaatcaggaagcagaggtaggcagatctgagttgaaggccagcctggtcttcagagtgagttccaggatagccaaggttatatagagaaccctgtctcaaaaaaaccaacaaaaccaaacaaataatcaaacagcaaacaaataaacaaacaaaaaagcaagcaaaggcTGGCTGGAGCGCACCACCCAAGCAACAGGTACCAGGCTCATTGACACATTACCGTCCTCCCGTGTCTGTCCTTGCCCACACCGCAGAGGAGTGCCCCACTGCCAGAGAAGCTGTAGGTGTGAAAGATGAGGTCAGCATCTGATGAGGCATCTCCcactgcccctgctgccctgatccAAGGCTACTGCACCTGAGGGAGCAGATGGTGTGCAGTGGGCTTCTGAAGAGAGACAGGCAACCCCCAGTCTGGAAGTCCCAGAGACGCACCATGCTGGGAGGCTGCACCTGAGCTGAGGCTAGCAGTGTATCACTGCCATTGAGCGCCAGGGCAGAGACCTGGAGATGTAGAATAAGGAAGGGAATGTAATATGGCCTGCAGGTTCACCTCTCCCTCTCTAGGCCCAGCAGGCATGTACCTTGTCGGTGTGGCCAAGGAAAAATCTCTGCTGTCCAGTGTCAATCTGCAGGACAATTATGACTGCATGGCAGGGGTAAACAACAGCCACACCATCTTTGGTCCACAGGGCCTAGCATAGGAGGGCCAGGACCAAAGTCACCCACAGAAACCCAGCCAGGACCCTCTTGGTTGCTTAGAAGGGGAGtctgacacacacatgtatgcacacagcacacacaagagGCATTTGGCCACCCAAAGacacatctctctcacacacacacacacacacacacatatacacatatacaaacacatataggCATATGTGCAGAAATCAACTAAAGCCTCTTCACCATAAAAAACTGGTGATCTTGCAGCAAAAGATCAAAGACTCAGAGAACACGCCCAGAAGGGCCTAGAGAGTacccagaaagaagagaaacaccaCTCCTTTCTAACTGAGGTCTTTCCGAGAGGCCCACTGCATATACTGGAGCTGACTTCCCACATCATACCCACTTCCAATACATCTGGTCTGGATCAGAGAGACCCACACTCATAGACATAACCggggctggaaagacggctcagcGGAAAAGGCAGTCTAGTACTCTTGGAGAAGACTCACGTTCTGCCCCAAGCTCCCccacggtggctcacagctgcctgtgagtCCTGCTCAAagcatctgatgccctttctgatctctgtgggcttCTGCACACAGGCAGTaaggatacacatacacataaaataaacaaatctttatgggactggaaagatggctcagcagtataAAGAACTTGGTTCCTTTTACAAAGGGCCCCAGGTTCagtgtgtagctttggctgtcctg
Proteins encoded in this region:
- the Wdr90 gene encoding WD repeat-containing protein 90 isoform X5, producing the protein MTITSTFGFQVTLPRCLMSRLRRAVPPQKQPCQVLSASSRLPEVSRNYRYGEVSSVSASSIQSQRPSVHHEVPDAHTVSGERHVFADRSSGVPMALEDIGSCKLFLPDPVLRLKGVIGFGGHSTQWALWTKDGVAVVYPCHAVIIVLQIDTGQQRFFLGHTDKVSALALNGSDTLLASAQVQPPSMVRLWDFQTGGCLSLFRSPLHTICSLSFSGSGALLCGVGKDRHGRTVVVAWGTEQTGLGGEVVVLAKVHTDFDIRAFQVAFFDETRMASCGRGSVRLWRLRGGVLRSCAVDLGEYCSLELTDLAFAQAQDGHCAPSAGTLFVCSHSGHILEIDHQRMSVQHVRRLLPARSPGAPLAEKQNFSVGSGIAISSLSVSTATCAVGSEDGYLRLWPLDFSSVLLEAEHDGPVSSVSFSPDGLRVLSTTTSGHLGFLDVPSREYTVLARSHMAPVLALSTEQNRGQMATVSLDHTVRIWDLATLQQLYDFSSSEDTPCAVAFHPTLPNFFCGFSSGAVRSFSLENAGVLVEHTRHRGAITSLVITLDGRFLFSSCSQGSLVQYSCAVSQCCVLRVAANMVCQDGRPNPNILAVSGDSCRLAFVGPSKCMVTIVESASLDELLRVDVSTLNLASNHLDWAVAICFSPGNSGHLLVSTSSNKVVVLDAVSGHTLRELSSVRSRACCSLALSEDAHLLLAATDRTITVWDYSTQANPSCQVYIGHSEPVHAVAFTPDQLQVISVGDAIFLWDILATPERDGGDHEAPPVHEAGSSSGQLDDLASGASGLPRQQVPIPFQALPPPLSTHDRLLEGSTGTFSTSDEEGLCEENHVSEALLQGQAPTPHVLVDREASGAGDAPREAAGSSWTQAERPSPHSHMSEWSLRSGKAGLPTRPDSYKHFTARYKTSPRVKSVSFPPIGRERLRLKAVVGYNGNGRANMVWRPDTGFFAYTCGRLVVVEDLHSGTQRHWLGHSQEISTLALNQDGQILASASCCGNTTARCQIRIWDVPKGLCRHLLSHHDTAVQALAFSPDDEFLVTLGDYADRNLALWSMATYELLSSTRLLEPVHGVAFNPWDASELICVGTNAITFWLLQHHGADTCFQVHREPVPEELGASELTSLCYGASPLLYCGSSSGQVCVWDTGTGHCFLAWEADDGEIGVLLCSGSRLISGSNTKRLRLWAVGVVPELRRKGSSARSSSVFMERELTLDGAVVSASFDSGMDMGVVGTTAGTIWYISWTEGTSTRLISGHRTKVNEVVFSPSESHCATCGEDGSVRVWSLASMELVIQFQVLNQSCLCLAWTPPSCELPEQQQVAAGYSDGTLRVFSISRTAMELKMHPHRTALTAIAFSTDGQTILSGDKDGLVAISHPCTGMTFRVLSDHRGAPISAIQSTSKEYGDLGVEGVELWLAASGDQRVSIWVSDWLRDRCELLEWLSFPAPAVSEAPGLLPPSLAAFCPWDKAVLVCVGLGAHEEVIFYSLREKQVIQKTPLPFFAMSLSLSPGAQLMVVGFAECMMRLLDCASGTAQDLEGHDDSVHLCRFTPSGRLLFTAAYNEILVWEVTGPELGT